GGGCAAGGTCAGGAGATAGGGCAAGGTACGATTTCGCATCGGCTGACCTGTACCGCGTTGTGAGGCATCAGCAGTGCTGGCTTGCCAGCTGGACTAATTCTGATCTGTTCTTCGCTCAGTTTCGAACTCTTTCCCGGCGTCGGCGCTGCCCCTCACCTGCCTGCCGGCATCCTCTCCCCGTATAGTGACGGGGAGAGGGGCGCTCTCGCCGCCGCTTTGACCAATCACCAGCGTCTCAAAGAGGACGACAAGATCGCGGCCAGCCCTTTCTCCCCGTCCCTATACGGGGAGAAATGCCCGGCAGGGCAATGAGGGGCGGCGCGACATCGGCGATCTATTCCCTGTACGAAGTGGTTGTCCCGTCGGCGTTCGACGCTTTGCGCTTAAGCCCGAAAACTGTGGCGCGCCCCGCCTGAGTTTGGGGCGCGCCACGGGCGCAGGGAGATACGCCCTATTTCTTGAGCACGGCCCCTACTTCTTCAACACTGCGTTGGCTTTCGCCGCCGCCTCCTTCAGGCCTGTCTCGGGGTCGACGCTGCCGAGATAGATCTTCTGCATAGCGTCGGAGGTGATCTGGGCGATCTCTTCCCAGCCCGGAATGACCGGCGCGAAACGGGCGTCGGGCAGGAGCGCGGTGAAGGCGGCCAGATCGGCATTGTTGACATAATAATCCATCTTGGCCTCTTCCTTGTTCACCGGCAGGAAGCCTTCGCCTTGCGTGAACTTGGCGCGTTGCTCCTTCGTGAACAGGAAGTCCATCAGCTTCCAGGCATCGTCCTTGTTCTTGGAGTTCCTGAACATGATCATGGAATCCGTGACGCCATACGTGCCGCGCGCGCCGGTCGGCCCGGCCGGAATGGCCGCCACGCCGTATTTCAGGCTCGGCGCCTCTTCCTTGATCTGGTTGGACAGGAACGGTGCGGTGATCATCATGCCGACCTTGCCCTGCTTGAACAGGTTCTGCACGTCTTCACGGTTGTTGGAGGTGACGCCGGGCTCGGTTAACCCTTCATCGATCATCGACTTATAGAGCTTGGCTGCTGCAAGCGCGCCGGGCGTGCTCAAGCTGGAGGTGCCGTCCTTGTTGAGGGTCTCGGTGCCCTGCGACCACATCGCGTAGTAGTAGTAGACGTCGGTCTCGATCTCCTTGCCCTGCAAGCCGAAGCCGAAGCTGCCGGAACCCAGTGCCTTGATCTTGCGGGCATCGTCCTGCAGTTCGGTCCAGGTCGCCGGTGGCTTGGCGATGCCGGCCTTCTCGA
The genomic region above belongs to Mesorhizobium sp. B4-1-4 and contains:
- a CDS encoding ABC transporter substrate-binding protein gives rise to the protein MSLAKWTVGLMAGMSMLAFAAQANAGEVRVTVAEYSAKTGPYFEEVKKEFEAKNPGITVKFEVVPWDVLLQKLTTDITAGTNADLSIIGTRWLIDFVQQDVAEPLDSYITPEFKGRFIETFLSPSIMNGKTYGLPIAASARAMYYNKELFEKAGIAKPPATWTELQDDARKIKALGSGSFGFGLQGKEIETDVYYYYAMWSQGTETLNKDGTSSLSTPGALAAAKLYKSMIDEGLTEPGVTSNNREDVQNLFKQGKVGMMITAPFLSNQIKEEAPSLKYGVAAIPAGPTGARGTYGVTDSMIMFRNSKNKDDAWKLMDFLFTKEQRAKFTQGEGFLPVNKEEAKMDYYVNNADLAAFTALLPDARFAPVIPGWEEIAQITSDAMQKIYLGSVDPETGLKEAAAKANAVLKK